The segment CTTAAGCTCCAGAATGATATCCTTGACCTGCTCCGGTGTAACGGCAGTCTTGTCCTTGGTCTGGGCAGCGGGCAGCATGTACAGCTCATCGAAGCGCTTGTCCTTGACCAGCGCCTGATTCAGACGGCAGCGGCCTTCCGCCACATCGACAAGATCATAGATGATCCGGTTCTCCAGCCCCATGACAACATCCAGATTCCGCAGTCCAATGTCGGTATCCACCAGACATACTTTTTTGCCCTGCAAGGCGAGTGCGGTACCAATGTTGGCTGTTGTGGTTGTCTTGCCAACTCCGCCTTTGCCCGAGGTTACGACAATCGCTTCTCCCATGGAGGCTACACCCCTTTAAACACATTTAAATCCTGACGTAACTTCACTATATTATGAATTTTGTCGATTTGCATAGCACCGCCTGATAAGTAGGCAAATTCCATGCTGCTCTCCCGGGTTCCCCATTCATCCGGAGGTCTGCTGATAATCTCAGCAATCCGGAGCTGGGTAGGCGCGAGCAGGGAAGCGGCAATAATGGCCTCCTGGTTACCGTTAATTCCGGCGTGTGCCATCCCTTTGAGTGCTCCAAGAATATAGATATCCCCTGAACAGGTAATGGTCCCTCCCGGATTCACATCCCCGAGGAACAGCAGATTGCCCTCATGATGCAGCACCTGGCCCGAGCGGAGCATTCCGCTCATCATGAACAAGGCTTCCGTATCCTTCTCTTCAGGATCTTCAATAGCTTCAACCGAACGGATTAACAGATTCCCCTGACTCTTGAGGATCTCCAGTACCGCCTCTTTATCTTCTTCAGTAACAGCACGGTTGCCCAGCTTAATATCCACATGCACAATCGGTCCGGTCAGAATATTTTGATGGCTGTGCTCCAGCTTGTAGCGA is part of the Paenibacillus sp. FSL M7-0420 genome and harbors:
- the minC gene encoding septum site-determining protein MinC, whose protein sequence is MTVKSKHVRIKGIKDGLVFLLDDKCPFDDLLSELRYKLEHSHQNILTGPIVHVDIKLGNRAVTEEDKEAVLEILKSQGNLLIRSVEAIEDPEEKDTEALFMMSGMLRSGQVLHHEGNLLFLGDVNPGGTITCSGDIYILGALKGMAHAGINGNQEAIIAASLLAPTQLRIAEIISRPPDEWGTRESSMEFAYLSGGAMQIDKIHNIVKLRQDLNVFKGV